From the Nodularia sp. NIES-3585 genome, one window contains:
- a CDS encoding MoxR family ATPase → MNPPPYTFQCDPKARPEKPHPDSPTELEPYIADSALIEAVNLAIFLQRPLLIEGEAGCGKTRLAVAIAYELGLPFYRWDIRSTTKVQEGLYEYDAILRLHDVQTQNLSPSINPQTKKPRNPQEPQDYRELGSLGKAFQSQEYPAVLLIDEIDKADVDFPNDLLSILEKPWKFFIRETGEEIQANPDKLPIIIITSNKEKGSLPTPFLRRCLYHYVRFPSQPEELQKIVNAHYAQKQKVDKTTIPKADLVKSAIAKFLKIREDKSLFKLPGTSEFLDWLAALDHFTPKPYPVTQLQQGNTIPYRDLLFKLRQDWQNPNYPSA, encoded by the coding sequence ATGAATCCTCCTCCATACACCTTCCAATGCGACCCTAAAGCACGACCGGAAAAACCTCATCCTGATTCCCCCACAGAATTAGAACCATATATTGCAGATAGCGCATTAATTGAAGCTGTGAATTTGGCAATATTTCTCCAAAGACCACTTTTAATAGAAGGAGAAGCCGGATGTGGTAAAACTCGATTAGCAGTCGCCATCGCTTATGAATTAGGATTACCCTTTTATCGCTGGGATATTCGCTCAACTACGAAAGTTCAAGAGGGATTATATGAATATGATGCAATTTTGCGCCTCCATGATGTCCAAACCCAAAATTTAAGTCCATCAATTAATCCCCAAACTAAAAAACCTCGCAATCCTCAAGAACCTCAAGATTACCGTGAATTAGGTTCTCTGGGTAAAGCTTTTCAATCTCAGGAATATCCCGCCGTTTTGTTAATTGATGAAATTGATAAGGCTGATGTGGATTTCCCCAATGATTTACTTTCGATATTAGAAAAGCCTTGGAAATTCTTTATTCGAGAAACTGGAGAAGAAATCCAAGCTAATCCAGACAAATTACCAATTATTATTATTACCAGTAATAAAGAAAAAGGTAGCTTACCTACTCCCTTTTTACGACGCTGTTTATATCACTATGTCAGGTTTCCTAGTCAACCAGAAGAGTTGCAAAAGATTGTTAATGCTCACTATGCACAGAAACAGAAAGTAGATAAAACTACCATACCTAAAGCAGATTTAGTCAAGTCAGCGATCGCTAAATTTTTAAAGATACGTGAAGATAAAAGCTTGTTTAAGCTCCCTGGTACAAGTGAATTTCTGGATTGGCTGGCTGCTTTAGACCATTTTACCCCAAAACCCTATCCTGTAACTCAACTCCAGCAAGGAAATACAATTCCCTATCGAGACTTACTCTTTAAATTACGACAAGACTGGCAAAATCCCAATTATCCCTCAGCATGA